In Juglans microcarpa x Juglans regia isolate MS1-56 chromosome 7D, Jm3101_v1.0, whole genome shotgun sequence, the following are encoded in one genomic region:
- the LOC121238253 gene encoding uncharacterized protein LOC121238253, giving the protein MRLANGDILNSPEQVHQGVLNYFQDYLTNPSIVEKVDLASLIQCSISAENNLALAIASSKTEILAALKSIPKESSSGPDGFGSGFYLSCWDLIKEDVIEVAKDFFSGSTLPRFYTASYLVLILKVEDPKSFDKFLPISLCSVAYKIFSKEMVHSLNKKTKCGNIIVKIDMAKAYDHVCNLVKECVQSHWFSIMMNGTFKGFFQPLGILDKVIHLGAPLVSHLLYADDLLVFVNGGKRSVLKLMKTLEVYEKWSGQLINKEKSAFFFSNSITLARRRNLMRSTGFVEGKFPVTYLGVPLVSGRLTSRDLKPLIEKIRRKIAGWKLNLLSQGGRLTLMKHVLACITTHLLAVLNVPLKVFKKLNFLLSTFFLGELNGRPRMKWCSWDRICKPYKEGGFGMRNFDEVQRSLQMKIAWRLLIVDNLWTKFFRVKYVKHGHIFMAKTRRNASRFWKSIMNVFPEVTKNVIVKVREGRSSFWFDRWLASGPLCASRDFGHSEIRIKDVWVDGSWDENYLLKLVGLEKTEEIMNGIVAGKVGSDITIWKSEVKGEFTSASAWDLIRVKGTKYLGMDWI; this is encoded by the exons ATGCGGCTAGCGAATGGAGATATTTTGAATTCGCCGGAACAGGTTCATCAAggtgttttaaattattttcaagattaTCTTACTAATCCTTCTATTGTTGAAAAGGTGGATCTTGCATCTCTAATACAATGCTCTATTTCTGCGGAAAATAATTTGGCTCTTGCTATAGCCTCGTCTAAGACCGAGATTTTGGCTGCATTGAAATCCATCCCAAAAGAAAGCTCATCTGGACCTGATGGTTTTGGCTCGGGTTTCTATCTAAGCTGTTGGGATTTGATCAAAGAGGATGTCATTGAGGTAGCCAAGGATTTCTTTTCGGGTTCTACTTTACCGAGATTTTATACGGCATCGTATCTGGTGTTGATTCTGAAGGTGGAGGATCCCAAGAGTTTTGACAAGTTCCTGCCTATCAGCCTTTGTTCTGTCgcttacaaaattttttcaaag gaaatggttcattctctgaataagaaaacaaaatgcgGCAACATTATAGTGAAGATTGATATGGCCAAAGCCTATGATCAC GTTTGTAATCTTGTAAAGGAATGTGTTCAGTCCCATTGGTtctctattatgatgaatgggacATTCAAGGGTTTCTTCCAACCTCTCGGGATCTTAGACAAGGTGATCCACT TGGGTGCGCCTCTAGTCTCACATTTACTTTATGCTGATGATCTTCTAGTTTTTGTGAATGGTGGCAAACGCTCGGTTCTAAAGCTTATGAAAACATTGGAAGTTTATGAAAAGTGGTCAGGGCAGTTAATCAACAAGGAAAAATCGGCCTTCTTTTTCTCAAATTCCATTACTTTGGCACGGCGTCGTAATCTCATGAGATCAACGGGTTTCGTGGAAGGCAAGTTCCCGGTCACCTACTTGGGTGTCCCTCTGGTGTCAGGACGTCTTACATCTAGAGACTTGAAACCCCTCATTGAGAAGATTCGGAGAAAAATAGCTGGATGGAAATTAAATTTACTTTCGCAAGGAGGTAGGCTTACACTCATGAAACATGTTTTAGCATGTATAACAACTCACCTGTTAGCAGTCTTAAATGTGCCTTTGAAGGTTTTCaaaaaactcaactttttactttctacattttttttgggAGAATTGAATGGGAGACCAAGGATGAAATGGTGTTCTTGGGATAGGATATGCAAGCCATACAAGGAAGGAGGATTTGGCATGAGAAATTTCGATGAAGTTCAGCGGTCCCTACAAATGAAGATCGCTTGGAGATTGTTAATTGTTGATAACCTTTGGACCAAGTTCTTCCGTGTAAAATATGTGAAACATGGCCACATTTTCATGGCTAAGACTAGAAGGAATGCTTCCCGATTCTGGAAGTCTATTATGAATGTGTTTCCTGAGGTGACAAAGAATGTTATAGTAAAGGTGAGAGAGGGCAGGTCTTCCTTTTGGTTTGATCGGTGGCTGGCAAGTGGGCCTTTATGTGCCAGTAGGGATTTTGGGCATTCTGAGATTAGAATTAAAGATGTATGGGTTGATGGTTCCTGGGATGAGAATTATTTGTTAAAGCTGGTTGGATTAGAGAAAACAGAGGAGATCATGAACGGTATTGTGGCTGGTAAGGTGGGCAGTGATATTACCATTTGGAAATCAGAAGTTAAGGGAGAGTTTACGTCGGCATCAGCTTGGGATCTTATCCGTGTAAAAGGAACTAAATATCTGGGCATGGATTGGATTTAG